From the genome of Leptodactylus fuscus isolate aLepFus1 chromosome 1, aLepFus1.hap2, whole genome shotgun sequence, one region includes:
- the NUDT2 gene encoding bis(5'-nucleosyl)-tetraphosphatase [asymmetrical] isoform X1: MTSDIGVPAAHAQYFGFLGTMALRACGLIIFRRISEASVSDIEFLLLQTSYGIHHWTPPKGHVDPGEDDMTTALRETEEEAGLQPSQFHIVNGFRRELNYKVKDKPKTVIYWLGELKDRNAQVKLSDEHQDYRWLRLQEACAYVGYQDLQETLNEAYQFLQGQKKP, encoded by the exons ATGACAAGTGATATCGGAGTTccggccgcgcatgcgcagtacttcGGGTTCCTGG GGACCATGGCGCTGAGAGCCTGTGGTCTAATCATCTTCAGAAGAATCTCAGAGGCCTCTGTGAGTGATATCGAGTTCCTTCTTTTACAGACGTCTTATGGTATACATCACTGGACCCCTCCCAAAG GTCATGTTGACCCTGGAGAAGATGACATGACGACGGCGTTACGTGAGACGGAGGAGGAGGCCGGCCTCCAGCCCAGCCAGTTCCATATTGTGAATGGATTCAGGAGGGAATTAAATTACAAAGTCAAGGACAAGCCAAAGACGGTCATCTACTGGCTGGGGGAGCTGAAAGACCGAAACGCGCAGGTGAAGCTCTCGGATGAGCACCAGGACTATCGCTGGCTGCGGCTGCAAGAGGCCTGTGCCTACGTCGGCTACCAGGACTTGCAGGAAACACTGAATGAAGCTTATCAATTCCTGCAGGGCCAGAAAAAACCTTGA
- the NUDT2 gene encoding bis(5'-nucleosyl)-tetraphosphatase [asymmetrical] isoform X2 → MALRACGLIIFRRISEASVSDIEFLLLQTSYGIHHWTPPKGHVDPGEDDMTTALRETEEEAGLQPSQFHIVNGFRRELNYKVKDKPKTVIYWLGELKDRNAQVKLSDEHQDYRWLRLQEACAYVGYQDLQETLNEAYQFLQGQKKP, encoded by the exons ATGGCGCTGAGAGCCTGTGGTCTAATCATCTTCAGAAGAATCTCAGAGGCCTCTGTGAGTGATATCGAGTTCCTTCTTTTACAGACGTCTTATGGTATACATCACTGGACCCCTCCCAAAG GTCATGTTGACCCTGGAGAAGATGACATGACGACGGCGTTACGTGAGACGGAGGAGGAGGCCGGCCTCCAGCCCAGCCAGTTCCATATTGTGAATGGATTCAGGAGGGAATTAAATTACAAAGTCAAGGACAAGCCAAAGACGGTCATCTACTGGCTGGGGGAGCTGAAAGACCGAAACGCGCAGGTGAAGCTCTCGGATGAGCACCAGGACTATCGCTGGCTGCGGCTGCAAGAGGCCTGTGCCTACGTCGGCTACCAGGACTTGCAGGAAACACTGAATGAAGCTTATCAATTCCTGCAGGGCCAGAAAAAACCTTGA